In one window of Juglans regia cultivar Chandler chromosome 3, Walnut 2.0, whole genome shotgun sequence DNA:
- the LOC108999071 gene encoding universal stress protein PHOS32-like isoform X2, with amino-acid sequence MTSPNHPADTATAITVQPSSPRFLISGSSNPGDQRKIGIAVDLSDESAFAVKWAVHNYLRPGDSVILLHVRPTGVLYGADWGAIDLSRHDELSQQKLEHDFDAFTVTKANDLAQPFVHAQIPFKIHIVKDHDMKERLCLEVERLGLSTVIMGSQGFGASRRATKGRLGSVSDYCVHHCVCPVVVVRFPDEKDGAETNHGLVAKACVDDELEYHNALDKQTGLPE; translated from the coding sequence ATGACTTCTCCCAATCACCCAGCGGATACAGCCACCGCCATTACGGTGCAACCGTCATCGCCGAGATTCCTGATCAGCGGATCCTCCAACCCCGGTGACCAACGTAAGATCGGGATAGCCGTCGATCTTAGCGACGAAAGCGCCTTTGCCGTCAAATGGGCCGTCCATAACTATCTGCGTCCCGGTGACTCCGTCATCCTCCTCCACGTCCGACCCACCGGTGTCCTCTATGGCGCCGACTGGGGTGCCATCGACCTCTCCCGCCACGACGAGCTTTCCCAGCAGAAGCTCGAGCACGACTTCGACGCCTTCACCGTCACCAAGGCCAACGACCTCGCCCAGCCCTTCGTCCACGCCCAAATCCCCTTCAAGATTCACATCGTCAAGGACCACGACATGAAGGAGCGCCTCTGTCTCGAGGTCGAGCGCCTCGGCCTCAGCACCGTCATCATGGGTAGTCAAGGTTTCGGCGCCTCACGCCGCGCCACCAAGGGCAGGCTCGGTAGTGTCAGCGATTATTGCGTGCACCACTGCGTCTGTCCCGTCGTCGTTGTCCGGTTCCCGGACGAGAAGGATGGGGCCGAGACAAATCACGGTCTAGTAGCAAAGGCTTGTGTGGACGATGAGCTGGAGTACCATAATGCATTGGATAAGCAAACTG
- the LOC108999071 gene encoding universal stress protein PHOS32-like isoform X1, whose product MTSPNHPADTATAITVQPSSPRFLISGSSNPGDQRKIGIAVDLSDESAFAVKWAVHNYLRPGDSVILLHVRPTGVLYGADWGAIDLSRHDELSQQKLEHDFDAFTVTKANDLAQPFVHAQIPFKIHIVKDHDMKERLCLEVERLGLSTVIMGSQGFGASRRATKGRLGSVSDYCVHHCVCPVVVVRFPDEKDGAETNHGLVAKACVDDELEYHNALDKQTDVDKAS is encoded by the coding sequence ATGACTTCTCCCAATCACCCAGCGGATACAGCCACCGCCATTACGGTGCAACCGTCATCGCCGAGATTCCTGATCAGCGGATCCTCCAACCCCGGTGACCAACGTAAGATCGGGATAGCCGTCGATCTTAGCGACGAAAGCGCCTTTGCCGTCAAATGGGCCGTCCATAACTATCTGCGTCCCGGTGACTCCGTCATCCTCCTCCACGTCCGACCCACCGGTGTCCTCTATGGCGCCGACTGGGGTGCCATCGACCTCTCCCGCCACGACGAGCTTTCCCAGCAGAAGCTCGAGCACGACTTCGACGCCTTCACCGTCACCAAGGCCAACGACCTCGCCCAGCCCTTCGTCCACGCCCAAATCCCCTTCAAGATTCACATCGTCAAGGACCACGACATGAAGGAGCGCCTCTGTCTCGAGGTCGAGCGCCTCGGCCTCAGCACCGTCATCATGGGTAGTCAAGGTTTCGGCGCCTCACGCCGCGCCACCAAGGGCAGGCTCGGTAGTGTCAGCGATTATTGCGTGCACCACTGCGTCTGTCCCGTCGTCGTTGTCCGGTTCCCGGACGAGAAGGATGGGGCCGAGACAAATCACGGTCTAGTAGCAAAGGCTTGTGTGGACGATGAGCTGGAGTACCATAATGCATTGGATAAGCAAACTG
- the LOC108999075 gene encoding protein PLANT CADMIUM RESISTANCE 11-like codes for MADMEKGEKVELQLRDKEDDHEEKERFIEGMAVLDFDMLCSTVALQTRQGKWSSFVSVGQGEQEDGGEIGGVLRMWEGEVLDCFHDRRIALESACCPCYRFGKNMRRAGFGSCFVQGSVYFILVVSALLNWIAFIVTKRHCFLYLALALTVCLGTYLGFIRAQIKKRFNIGGSDSSLDDCIYHLICPCCMLCQESRTLEMNNVQDGIWHGRGDTICIGGFHEGSKAFIELNQPSPASKTSPEPCSMQKSANGSDHASN; via the exons ATGGCGGACATGGAGAAGGGAGAGAAGGTGGAACTGCAGCTGAGAGATAAGGAGGATGACCATGAGGAGAAGGAAAGGTTTATTGAGGGAATGGCGGTGCTCGACTTTGACATGCTCTGCTCAACGGTGGCTTTGCAGACTCGGCAGGGAAAATGGAGTAGCTTCGTGAGCGTTGGACAAGGCGAACAAGAAGACGGAGGCGAGATAGGCGGGGTCCTCAGGATGTGGGAGGGTGAGGTCCTCGACTGCTTCCACGACCGTCGTATCGCCCTCGAATCAGCTTG TTGTCCCTGCTACAGATTTGGAAAGAACATGAGAAGAGCTGGTTTTGGTTCTTGTTTTGTTCAG GGATCCGTTTACTTCATTCTTGTTGTTAGTGCTCTTCTGAACTGGATTGCCTTTATTGTCACCAAGCGGCACTGCTTTCTCTATTTGGCACTTGCTTTAACCGTTTGTTTAGGGACATATTTGGGCTTTATCCGCGCACAGATAAAGAAGAGATTTAACATCGGG GGCAGTGATAGTTCCTTGGATGATTGCATCTACCATCTTATCTGCCCGTGCTGCATGTTATGCCAG GAGTCTAGAACATTGGAGATGAACAATGTCCAAGATGGAATTTGGCATGGTCGTGGTGACACGATATGCATTGGTGGCTTTCATGAAGGGAGCAAAGCGTTCATTGAACTTAATCAACCTTCTCCTGCATCAAAAACGTCCCCTGAACCCTGCAGCATGCAAAAAAGTGCAAATGGGAGTGATCATGCTTCAAATTAA